In the bacterium genome, one interval contains:
- a CDS encoding cytochrome c peroxidase: MAASLKILGGVALHMRKGFALMLLASGLLAVLAVLPVPTLHAQGRFLANGPLPSVQFPTDNPQTDAKVRLGKQLYFDGRLSSDGTISCASCHKPDAAWADTTPVSEGVGHQKGGRNSPSVINAAYTVPQFWDGRAQHLEKQAVGPVQNPIEMDLTIPQLEGRLSLIPGYVQQFEQVFGMKPTIAGMAMAIAAFERTIVVNDSPYDKYLAGERMAMSRSAMRGMKVFMGKGHCMTCHSGPSFSDSRFHNLGVGFANGKFKDMGRVVVTKDATDTGAFLTQRLRNIAQTAPYMHDGSEATLEAVIEFYDRGGVRNPYLDKAMVPLALTKQEKRELVEFLKALSGTSPVVAVPELPNPELTAQELEEMMKGGAK; this comes from the coding sequence ATGGCGGCTTCTCTAAAGATACTTGGAGGTGTTGCTTTGCACATGAGAAAAGGTTTCGCCCTGATGTTGTTGGCCTCTGGATTGCTGGCTGTGTTGGCGGTTCTGCCTGTGCCAACGCTGCATGCTCAGGGGCGGTTTCTGGCTAATGGGCCGCTTCCTTCAGTTCAATTTCCTACTGACAACCCACAGACGGACGCTAAGGTTCGGCTGGGTAAACAGCTTTACTTCGATGGTCGCTTATCCTCTGACGGCACGATCTCGTGCGCCAGTTGTCACAAGCCTGATGCTGCTTGGGCCGATACGACACCGGTATCGGAGGGGGTAGGCCACCAGAAAGGCGGGCGAAACTCGCCTTCGGTCATCAATGCGGCATACACTGTGCCTCAGTTTTGGGACGGGCGAGCGCAGCATCTAGAAAAACAAGCGGTCGGACCGGTACAGAATCCGATCGAGATGGACCTGACCATACCTCAATTAGAAGGCAGACTAAGTCTCATCCCGGGCTATGTGCAGCAGTTCGAACAAGTGTTTGGGATGAAGCCGACTATCGCTGGCATGGCTATGGCAATTGCGGCATTCGAACGAACGATAGTCGTGAACGACTCCCCTTATGATAAGTATCTTGCGGGCGAGAGGATGGCGATGAGCCGCTCGGCCATGCGGGGGATGAAGGTATTTATGGGGAAAGGCCACTGCATGACCTGCCATAGCGGACCTTCGTTCAGCGACTCGCGCTTCCACAACTTGGGGGTCGGATTCGCGAACGGCAAGTTCAAAGATATGGGCAGAGTGGTCGTCACAAAGGATGCAACCGATACAGGCGCCTTTCTAACGCAGAGATTGAGGAACATCGCCCAGACCGCGCCTTATATGCATGACGGTTCCGAAGCTACATTGGAGGCGGTTATCGAGTTCTATGACCGTGGCGGCGTGCGAAATCCCTACCTAGACAAAGCGATGGTGCCGCTGGCTCTGACCAAACAGGAGAAGCGGGAGCTCGTTGAGTTCCTAAAGGCATTGAGCGGAACAAGCCCAGTGGTAGCTGTGCCGGAGCTGCCCAATCCTGAGCTTACAGCGCAGGAATTAGAAGAGATGATGAAAGGAGGCGCGAAATGA